The Gammaproteobacteria bacterium genome has a segment encoding these proteins:
- a CDS encoding LEA type 2 family protein, whose translation MRFAVFLLLALLGPAACTSLPEQDPLKIGVVGIEPLPTEGMEMRLAVKIRVQNPNDRPVEFTGAALDLELNGRDLASGVSSEGGTVPRYGETVFTVPVTITAFDVARQLLGATNLANQKEIPYRVKGKLEGGMFGTHRFSDEGTFNLAGTPVRP comes from the coding sequence ATGCGATTCGCGGTGTTCCTGTTGCTGGCACTGCTCGGCCCCGCTGCCTGCACGTCTCTCCCGGAGCAGGATCCGCTGAAGATCGGTGTGGTCGGCATCGAGCCGCTGCCGACCGAGGGCATGGAGATGCGGCTCGCCGTCAAGATCCGGGTCCAGAACCCGAACGACAGGCCAGTCGAATTCACAGGAGCGGCTCTCGACCTGGAGTTGAACGGCCGCGATCTCGCGAGCGGTGTCAGCAGCGAGGGCGGCACGGTACCCCGCTACGGCGAGACGGTCTTCACCGTCCCCGTGACGATTACCGCCTTCGACGTCGCCCGGCAACTCCTCGGTGCAACGAACCTGGCGAACCAGAAGGAAATCCCCTATCGGGTGAAGGGCAAGCTCGAAGGCGGGATGTTCGGCACCCACCGCTTCAG
- a CDS encoding PASTA domain-containing protein, which produces MESPAWTANPGGAGIQLEFEVAAIAPRVDAPEIRGLDQSAAEAAVMGAGLAVGTVTKANHPSVPAGAVVSQNPSACQACVPAGSAVHFVVSLGPVTRNAVPDLIGNLRQDLTALNLPRQLTRYLDGRLRLARQSIERGRDLPALVYLRWFAWEVGSLSGRRIPSADATRLIAQADDIGDRLRKGLGRPPTSGLQEFVSQGVKRSYHIDIPADYSVTAEPKPLLFMFHGTGGSYRHFMPGGVYPTEGGDLRQKVGNDAIMVIPNALPGEDGVNQWNYSYDFVFFQDLLEELQSRLVFDQRRIFATGHSSGAGFVHELGCRHGDVLRAIAPASGSLTSTSCTGAVAVMQIQSRNDTVVFPNIVQATRDFWVLYNGFDLDTYRPGTTDPCIDYSDGSSPYPVQWCLTDDTGHGGHQWWSKADSIWDFFATLPIAAPTADPPPGGGNDRVDAESDTTLTFTVAYPGTIGPVWRLAAVLYPAGTQPPVFTSPMWFLNIDIDPGAATPGTQQTYTVPAKIFSSSDATPLPGTYAVSIAAYVTGGGFPTPVAGVDHMAFRDVRIVDRTTPIVIEDTFDLEPVP; this is translated from the coding sequence ATGGAGTCACCCGCATGGACGGCGAACCCGGGCGGCGCAGGCATCCAGCTCGAGTTCGAGGTTGCGGCCATCGCGCCACGGGTGGACGCCCCTGAAATCCGCGGGCTGGACCAGTCGGCAGCCGAGGCTGCCGTCATGGGCGCCGGCCTTGCGGTGGGTACGGTGACCAAGGCCAATCATCCGAGCGTGCCGGCTGGCGCCGTGGTCAGCCAGAACCCCTCCGCCTGCCAGGCCTGTGTTCCGGCCGGCAGCGCGGTCCATTTCGTCGTCTCACTGGGGCCGGTTACCCGCAATGCCGTGCCGGACCTGATCGGGAACCTGCGCCAGGATCTCACCGCGCTCAACCTCCCACGACAGCTGACGCGGTACCTGGACGGCAGGCTGCGACTGGCCCGGCAGTCCATCGAACGCGGCCGCGATTTGCCGGCGCTGGTCTATCTCCGCTGGTTTGCCTGGGAGGTGGGATCGTTGTCGGGCCGAAGGATTCCGTCGGCAGACGCCACCCGCCTGATCGCGCAAGCGGACGACATCGGCGATCGCCTGCGCAAAGGCCTCGGGAGACCGCCAACCTCCGGCCTGCAGGAGTTCGTCTCGCAGGGCGTCAAACGGAGCTACCACATCGACATTCCCGCCGACTACTCGGTGACGGCCGAGCCAAAGCCGTTGCTCTTCATGTTCCATGGCACGGGCGGCAGCTACCGGCACTTCATGCCCGGTGGCGTCTACCCCACCGAGGGCGGCGACCTGCGTCAGAAGGTCGGCAACGACGCGATCATGGTCATACCCAACGCGCTGCCGGGTGAAGATGGCGTCAACCAGTGGAACTACAGCTACGACTTTGTCTTCTTCCAGGATCTCCTCGAGGAATTGCAGTCGAGGCTGGTGTTCGACCAGCGACGGATCTTCGCCACCGGCCACAGCTCGGGTGCCGGCTTCGTCCACGAACTCGGGTGCCGGCATGGAGATGTCCTGCGTGCCATCGCCCCGGCCTCCGGCTCGTTGACCTCAACCTCGTGCACGGGTGCTGTTGCCGTGATGCAGATCCAGAGCCGGAATGACACCGTCGTGTTTCCGAACATTGTGCAGGCGACGCGGGATTTCTGGGTCCTGTACAACGGCTTCGACCTCGACACCTACCGGCCCGGCACCACGGACCCCTGCATCGACTACTCGGACGGGTCTTCCCCCTATCCGGTGCAATGGTGCCTCACCGACGACACGGGCCACGGCGGACACCAGTGGTGGAGCAAGGCCGATTCCATCTGGGACTTCTTCGCCACACTGCCGATTGCGGCACCGACGGCCGACCCGCCCCCCGGCGGCGGCAATGACCGGGTCGATGCGGAATCCGACACCACGCTGACCTTCACGGTGGCGTACCCGGGCACGATCGGCCCCGTATGGCGACTCGCTGCCGTGCTCTATCCGGCCGGCACACAACCACCGGTGTTCACCAGCCCGATGTGGTTCCTGAATATCGACATCGATCCGGGGGCGGCGACGCCTGGCACACAACAAACCTATACCGTTCCGGCGAAGATCTTCAGTTCGTCGGACGCAACACCGCTGCCGGGGACCTACGCCGTGTCGATCGCCGCATACGTTACCGGCGGCGGCTTCCCGACGCCCGTCGCCGGCGTGGACCACATGGCTTTCAGGGATGTCCGGATCGTCGACCGCACGACGCCGATCGTCATCGAGGACACGTTCGACCTGGAGCCGGTGCCGTAA